In the genome of Halapricum salinum, one region contains:
- the thsA gene encoding thermosome subunit alpha: MGNQPLIVLSEDSQRTSGKDAQSMNITAGKAVAESVRTTLGPKGMDKMLVSDAGDVVVTNDGVTILDEMDIEHPAANMIVEVAQTQEDEVGDGTTTSVVIAGELLAKAEDLLDQDIHATILAQGYRQAAEKAEEILEDIAIDVDEDDTEILESIAATAMTGKGAESAKDTLASLLVEAVQSVADDEGIDTDNVSVETVVGGSIDESELVEGVIVDKERVHENMPYSVEDANIALLDTAIEVKETELDAEVNVTDPDQLQQFLDQEEKQLKEMVDKLSEAGADVVFCQKGIDDMAQHYLAQEGIIAVRRAKKSDIKALSRSTGARIVSNVDDITAEDLGFAGSVSQKEIAGDERIFVEDVEDAKAVTLVLRGGTEHVVDEVERAVEDALGVVRVTLEDGQVVPGGGAPEAELSLGLRDYADSVGGREQLAIEAFADAIDVVPRTLAENAGLDPIDSLVDLRSQHDSGETSVGLDAYTGDIIDMEGEGVVEPLRVKTQAVESATEAAVMILRIDDVIAAGDLKGGGSDDDEDDAPGGPGGGMGGMGGGMGGMGGMGGAM; this comes from the coding sequence ATGGGTAACCAGCCCCTCATCGTACTGTCCGAGGATTCCCAGCGGACATCCGGGAAAGACGCCCAGTCTATGAATATCACGGCCGGCAAGGCCGTCGCGGAATCCGTTCGGACCACGCTCGGTCCGAAGGGGATGGACAAGATGCTCGTCTCCGACGCGGGCGATGTCGTCGTCACGAACGACGGCGTCACCATCCTCGACGAGATGGACATCGAGCACCCCGCCGCGAACATGATCGTCGAGGTCGCCCAGACCCAGGAGGACGAAGTGGGCGACGGCACGACGACCTCCGTCGTCATCGCGGGTGAGCTCCTCGCGAAGGCCGAGGACCTCCTCGACCAGGATATCCACGCCACCATTCTCGCGCAGGGCTACCGCCAGGCCGCCGAGAAGGCCGAGGAGATCCTCGAAGACATCGCCATCGACGTCGACGAGGACGACACCGAGATCCTCGAATCCATCGCCGCGACGGCGATGACGGGCAAGGGTGCCGAGTCCGCCAAGGACACCCTCGCCTCGCTGCTGGTCGAGGCCGTCCAGTCGGTCGCCGACGACGAGGGTATCGACACGGACAACGTCAGCGTCGAGACCGTCGTCGGCGGCTCTATCGACGAGTCCGAACTCGTCGAGGGCGTCATCGTGGACAAAGAGCGCGTCCACGAGAACATGCCCTACAGCGTCGAGGACGCCAACATCGCGCTGCTGGACACCGCGATCGAGGTCAAAGAGACCGAACTCGACGCCGAGGTCAACGTCACCGACCCCGACCAGCTCCAGCAGTTCCTCGACCAGGAAGAGAAACAGCTCAAAGAGATGGTCGACAAGCTCAGCGAGGCCGGTGCGGACGTCGTCTTCTGCCAGAAGGGCATCGACGACATGGCCCAGCACTACCTCGCCCAGGAGGGCATCATCGCCGTCCGCCGCGCGAAGAAGTCCGACATCAAGGCCCTCTCGCGATCGACGGGTGCGCGGATCGTCTCCAACGTCGACGACATCACCGCCGAGGATCTCGGCTTCGCCGGCTCCGTTTCCCAGAAGGAAATCGCCGGTGACGAGCGCATCTTCGTCGAGGACGTCGAGGACGCCAAAGCGGTCACGCTCGTCCTGCGCGGCGGCACCGAGCACGTCGTCGACGAGGTCGAGCGCGCCGTCGAGGACGCGCTGGGCGTCGTCCGCGTGACCCTCGAAGACGGGCAGGTCGTGCCCGGCGGTGGCGCACCCGAGGCCGAGCTCTCGCTCGGTCTGCGTGACTACGCCGACTCCGTCGGCGGCCGCGAGCAGCTGGCCATCGAGGCCTTCGCCGACGCCATCGACGTCGTCCCGCGCACGCTCGCCGAGAACGCCGGGCTGGACCCGATCGACTCCCTCGTGGATCTGCGCAGCCAGCACGACAGCGGCGAGACCAGCGTCGGGCTGGACGCCTACACCGGCGACATCATCGACATGGAAGGCGAGGGCGTCGTCGAGCCCCTCCGCGTGAAGACCCAGGCTGTCGAGTCCGCGACCGAGGCCGCAGTCATGATCCTGCGCATCGACGACGTGATCGCCGCAGGCGACCTCAAAGGCGGCGGCTCCGACGACGACGAGGACGACGCCCCTGGCGGCCCCGGCGGCGGCATGGGCGGCATGGGCGGCGGCATGGGCGGTATGGGCGGTATGGGCGGCGCCATGTAA